One Beggiatoa leptomitoformis DNA segment encodes these proteins:
- a CDS encoding glycosyltransferase family 2 protein, which produces MQDYELHKKVVILIPAKNEAQSVGTVIQGIQRCFFGQIVVIDDASQDDTATIARQAGAYVIPLAYSLGAWGATQTGLRYAWQQGYDIAITMDADGQHEPESIPTLLATLAPAYCDVVIGAHPQRGSLARRLAWSLFRWLSGVTLEDLTSGLRGYNKKAIAILASNEATLLDYQDMGVLMLLSQNNLLIEEVPILMYPRSSGHSRIFSSWWAVTHYMVYTLTLCLARSKRIRIRQLPLTPTIFK; this is translated from the coding sequence ATGCAAGATTATGAGTTACATAAAAAAGTTGTTATTTTAATCCCTGCAAAGAATGAAGCTCAAAGTGTTGGAACGGTTATTCAGGGCATTCAACGCTGTTTTTTTGGGCAAATTGTTGTCATTGATGATGCTAGCCAAGATGACACTGCAACAATTGCTCGTCAAGCAGGGGCGTATGTTATCCCGCTGGCTTATTCACTCGGTGCGTGGGGCGCAACACAAACAGGCTTGCGTTATGCGTGGCAACAAGGATATGACATCGCCATTACGATGGACGCAGACGGACAGCACGAACCCGAATCAATCCCAACACTGTTAGCAACACTCGCCCCCGCGTATTGTGATGTTGTGATTGGCGCGCACCCCCAACGTGGAAGCCTAGCGCGTCGCTTGGCGTGGTCACTGTTTCGCTGGTTATCGGGTGTTACTTTAGAAGATTTAACTTCTGGCTTAAGAGGTTATAATAAAAAAGCCATTGCGATTTTAGCCTCTAATGAAGCGACATTATTGGATTATCAGGATATGGGTGTTTTAATGTTATTATCCCAAAATAACTTACTCATTGAGGAAGTGCCAATTCTCATGTATCCACGTAGCAGTGGGCATTCTCGCATTTTTAGCTCATGGTGGGCAGTCACGCACTATATGGTTTATACCTTGACGCTCTGTCTTGCCCGCTCAAAACGGATTAGAATTCGGCAATTACCTCTTACTCCTACGATTTTTAAATGA
- the lysA gene encoding diaminopimelate decarboxylase: MDCFQYRNGVLHAEDISLVSIAEQYGTPCYVYSRTAIEQQWRTFDRALTAYPHLICYAVKANSNLAVLNTLAQLGAGFDIVSGGELERVLHAGGQANKIVFSGVGKTIAEMQRALELGIFCFNVESEAELFRLNDVAGKMGKRAPVSLRVNPDVDAKTHPYISTGMKKNKFGIDIALAPLVYATAAQLPHIEVTGVDCHIGSQLTEITPFIDAAQRVMQLVATLKQQGIELKHVDFGGGLGVQYDAETPPSVVEYAQALQAILGNAPYQIVFEPGRVIVANAGILLTKVEYLKQTPEKHFAIVDAAMNDLIRPALYSAWQAVSPVIPREDISSQEYDIVGPICETGDFLAKDRNLSLQPDDLLAIRSAGAYGFAMSSNYNSRPRVAEIMVQGAECRVIRQRENVADLWALERIW, encoded by the coding sequence ATGGATTGTTTTCAGTATAGAAACGGCGTGTTACACGCTGAAGATATTAGTTTAGTGAGCATTGCTGAGCAGTATGGCACGCCTTGTTATGTTTATTCGCGCACCGCTATTGAACAGCAATGGCGAACTTTTGATAGAGCCTTAACCGCTTATCCGCATTTGATTTGTTATGCAGTAAAAGCAAATTCAAACCTTGCTGTATTAAATACCTTAGCACAACTCGGTGCAGGTTTTGACATCGTATCTGGTGGCGAATTAGAACGGGTTTTACACGCGGGTGGACAGGCAAACAAAATTGTATTTTCTGGCGTGGGTAAAACCATTGCTGAAATGCAGAGAGCATTAGAGCTTGGTATTTTTTGTTTTAATGTTGAATCAGAAGCAGAATTATTCCGCCTTAATGACGTTGCGGGCAAAATGGGCAAGCGCGCGCCTGTTTCATTGCGTGTTAATCCTGATGTGGATGCTAAAACGCACCCGTATATTTCTACGGGAATGAAAAAAAATAAGTTTGGTATTGATATCGCACTTGCACCATTGGTTTATGCAACGGCTGCTCAGTTGCCACATATTGAAGTAACAGGGGTTGATTGTCATATCGGCTCACAACTGACCGAAATTACACCTTTTATTGATGCAGCACAGCGTGTTATGCAATTAGTCGCTACCTTAAAGCAACAAGGAATTGAGCTGAAACATGTTGATTTTGGTGGCGGTTTAGGGGTGCAATATGATGCGGAAACACCACCGAGTGTTGTCGAGTATGCGCAAGCCTTACAAGCTATTTTAGGTAATGCGCCTTATCAAATTGTGTTTGAACCGGGGCGCGTTATCGTTGCAAATGCAGGTATTCTGTTAACCAAAGTAGAATATTTAAAGCAAACACCTGAAAAGCATTTTGCCATTGTTGATGCGGCAATGAATGATTTAATCCGCCCTGCATTGTATAGCGCGTGGCAAGCCGTTAGCCCTGTCATACCGCGTGAAGATATATCATCACAAGAATATGACATTGTAGGACCTATTTGTGAAACAGGCGATTTTTTAGCAAAAGACCGTAATCTATCTTTACAACCAGATGATTTATTAGCGATTCGTTCAGCAGGTGCGTATGGTTTTGCAATGAGTTCGAATTATAACAGCCGTCCACGTGTTGCCGAGATTATGGTACAGGGTGCAGAATGTCGTGTGATTCGCCAACGGGAGAATGTGGCAGATTTGTGGGCGTTGGAGCGTATTTGGTAA
- a CDS encoding DUF2304 domain-containing protein — protein sequence MTYQVTSAVLGLGLATTILWLIRRDRLHGHHAFWWLLTAFLVVILGIFPRIIDFFALQLGISYPPTLLFVLGMSMILIKVLSIDLHQSQLERKMRRLAQRLALLEAEQMKQPPAQNNETD from the coding sequence ATGACCTATCAAGTGACTTCCGCCGTATTAGGATTAGGACTTGCTACCACCATTTTATGGTTAATTCGTCGTGACCGTTTACATGGTCATCATGCCTTTTGGTGGTTATTAACTGCGTTTCTAGTCGTCATTCTAGGGATTTTTCCTAGAATCATTGATTTTTTTGCCTTACAACTGGGGATTAGTTATCCACCAACCTTATTATTTGTATTGGGCATGAGTATGATTTTAATAAAAGTATTAAGTATTGATTTGCATCAATCGCAACTAGAACGCAAAATGCGCCGTTTAGCACAACGTTTGGCTCTTTTAGAAGCAGAGCAGATGAAACAACCGCCTGCGCAGAATAATGAAACGGATTAG
- a CDS encoding glycoside hydrolase family 19 protein has product MPDITDDLKQSPTVESTPIPDTITPTVDFVDSSAVIIPSESSESVDSLADFTVDFVAALFPAVSRRNIEKYLPEILSAFKIMGLIDKKLVLLALATIRVESVRFEPISEYKSKFNTSPDGHPFNLYDNRADLGNRGEPDGERFRGRGFIQLTGRVNYAKYSERLKLSTQLIDNPDLANDPTIASRLLAHFILDKEARIKRALEANDLKSARRAINGGSHGLKEFSEAYQKGLALLTV; this is encoded by the coding sequence ATGCCTGATATTACTGACGATTTAAAGCAATCACCCACCGTAGAATCCACACCAATACCTGACACTATTACACCGACCGTTGATTTTGTCGATTCAAGCGCGGTTATAATACCCTCAGAATCTTCTGAATCCGTTGATAGTCTTGCTGATTTTACGGTTGATTTTGTTGCAGCTTTGTTTCCTGCTGTTTCACGGCGCAATATTGAAAAATATTTACCCGAAATATTATCTGCTTTTAAAATCATGGGATTAATTGATAAAAAATTGGTATTGCTTGCATTAGCAACTATCCGTGTAGAATCTGTGCGTTTTGAACCCATTAGCGAATATAAGTCTAAGTTTAATACTTCCCCTGATGGGCATCCATTTAATTTATATGATAATCGTGCAGATTTAGGCAATCGGGGTGAGCCTGATGGAGAGCGTTTTAGAGGACGGGGATTTATTCAATTAACAGGGCGTGTTAATTATGCAAAATACAGCGAACGATTAAAATTAAGCACTCAGTTAATTGATAATCCAGACTTAGCTAATGATCCTACTATTGCATCGCGTTTATTGGCACATTTTATTTTGGACAAAGAAGCCAGAATAAAACGTGCATTAGAAGCAAATGATTTAAAAAGTGCGCGTCGGGCTATTAATGGTGGTTCACACGGTTTGAAAGAATTTAGTGAAGCTTATCAAAAAGGTTTAGCCCTCTTAACTGTGTAG
- the lptM gene encoding LPS translocon maturation chaperone LptM, with translation MKKTYGLCIVLLLCYLTACGQKGDLVRPVPDDVQALSKKSPVIPVHSKTNENK, from the coding sequence ATGAAAAAAACATACGGTTTATGTATTGTATTATTGCTTTGCTATTTGACTGCTTGTGGGCAAAAAGGCGATTTAGTCCGTCCAGTGCCTGATGATGTACAAGCTTTGTCTAAAAAAAGCCCCGTGATTCCCGTACATTCTAAAACCAATGAGAATAAATAA
- a CDS encoding FIST signal transduction protein, translating into MDSFQIGHASATQWQEAMESCLAQMDLNKPANLGFLYLTDKFAESVYDILSHLKHRTQIEHWVGTTGIGICCTGQEYFNSPAIVMMLGQFPENSFNIFSTTNEDFDDFVSTHQTWLASKQPLFAVVHGDPRNQKIAHQITQLSERMGEGFLVGGLTSSRQHYFQIADNITEGNLSGVMFDSNVVVTTRLTQGCATIGQRHQITESSYNVLVKLDDRPALDVFNEDIGEELANDLNQVAGHIFAALPVQGSDTGDYLIRNLVGIDKENKLVAIGELVNTGTPIIFAQRDSRTAREDLIKMLNNIKKGLTTTPKGGVYYSCLGRGANLFGENSEELKIIQSVLGDVPLVGFFANGEISHQRLYGYTGVLTLFL; encoded by the coding sequence TTTTTATATCTAACGGATAAATTTGCTGAGTCTGTCTATGATATTTTGTCGCACTTAAAACACCGTACTCAAATAGAACATTGGGTGGGTACAACGGGAATTGGTATCTGCTGCACAGGACAAGAATATTTTAATTCCCCTGCTATTGTGATGATGTTAGGTCAATTTCCTGAAAATTCTTTTAATATTTTTAGTACCACTAATGAAGATTTTGACGATTTTGTCAGCACGCATCAAACATGGTTAGCGAGCAAACAACCGTTATTTGCTGTTGTACACGGCGACCCACGCAATCAAAAAATTGCGCATCAAATCACGCAATTGAGTGAACGCATGGGCGAGGGGTTCTTAGTAGGTGGCTTAACCAGTTCGCGCCAACACTATTTTCAAATAGCGGATAATATTACAGAAGGTAATTTATCGGGCGTAATGTTTGACAGTAATGTTGTGGTAACAACCCGTTTAACACAGGGGTGTGCAACCATAGGGCAACGTCATCAAATTACTGAATCTAGCTATAACGTACTGGTTAAATTAGATGACCGTCCAGCACTAGATGTTTTTAATGAAGATATAGGTGAAGAATTAGCCAATGATTTAAATCAAGTTGCGGGGCATATTTTTGCAGCCTTACCTGTGCAAGGCTCAGACACAGGCGATTATTTAATCCGTAATTTAGTCGGGATTGATAAGGAAAATAAATTAGTGGCTATTGGTGAATTAGTGAATACAGGAACACCCATTATATTTGCTCAGCGCGACTCACGAACAGCCCGCGAAGACCTGATAAAAATGCTGAATAATATTAAAAAAGGTCTAACAACCACGCCAAAAGGGGGCGTTTATTATTCTTGCTTAGGACGGGGTGCAAATTTATTTGGGGAAAACTCTGAAGAGCTAAAGATTATCCAATCGGTATTAGGCGATGTTCCACTGGTTGGTTTTTTTGCTAATGGGGAAATTTCGCACCAACGCTTGTATGGTTATACAGGGGTATTAACCTTATTTTTATAA